The Synergistota bacterium genomic sequence ATAAGTCCAGCCTCACCAGTAAATTCATCAAAAGACAAGCTTAAAACTGGAAAATCAAGCTCTTTACTCACTCTCTCAAGTATCCCACGAGCTACTACCTCAGGCATACAAGAAAAGGGTAGGATATGAACTACCCCATCAAAACCTCTCTCTTTAAACATCACAGTATGAGCAATTGTTTCTCTACCATGTCCCCCCACAAAAGCATTCAAAAACGGCCTAGAATATCGCTCTATATCCTCTTTACCCTTAAAACCGACCATCTTCTTTAAAGGAAAAGGAAGACCCGGAAATATATTATACTCTATAAACTCTGTGGTCCAGACAGACCTTTCAATCTCTACCCCGCGCTCGTTCAAAAGCCTTTCCGTATTTAAGTTAGAAAAAGGCTCTAAAATGGTGTATATTTCTCCCACAATACCAACTCTCAATACGTTTTCCCTCTCATCGGGAATAAGTTCAATTTCATTCTTTGCCTCCTCAAATATCAAATCAACTTCTTTCAAATTCCCACAAAGATTTATCCTCTTAATAGCCTCATTAAATACAGCTTCAACCCTAGAAACA encodes the following:
- a CDS encoding CoA protein activase; this translates as MRKITLPRMGYSYIGFRAVFDELGYDFFEPLPLTKRTLDLGVKHAPEFACFPFKITLGNLIEALESGEVDTIITAGGIGPCRYGFYGVMYEKILKEELGYKFDFILLDPPVKPYGSLKRVWNIVLKWKGKLSWIEFIKRLDKGFRLAWKKLKRVEDLEALLLKKRAWVRDVSRVEAVFNEAIKRINLCGNLKEVDLIFEEAKNEIELIPDERENVLRVGIVGEIYTILEPFSNLNTERLLNERGVEIERSVWTTEFIEYNIFPGLPFPLKKMVGFKGKEDIERYSRPFLNAFVGGHGRETIAHTVMFKERGFDGVVHILPFSCMPEVVARGILERVSKELDFPVLSLSFDEFTGEAGLITRIEAFVDLLRMRRRVAA